A single window of Myxococcus fulvus DNA harbors:
- a CDS encoding HEAT repeat domain-containing protein produces the protein MSPPEQEDARSIEELIQVALTGDEEDERAWNAIHALHARGTREVLDAAIQLLGASSAKARGRGADILGQLGAGNPVLRAERGDALVELLRREREPGVLLSVGVALGHLVEPRALAELIALANHPSAEARYGAVHGLAVLDAPEAVQALIQLTADEDRDVRDRATFGLGTLMEACDTPELRDALVARLGDTDPEIVGEALVGLATRGDARAVEPVRAALKGETVRVYALEAAAALGDPSFHPLLLALREAGGPSEGYFRSVLEEVISRFEQKPA, from the coding sequence ATGAGTCCTCCGGAGCAAGAAGACGCGAGAAGCATCGAGGAGCTCATCCAGGTCGCCCTGACGGGAGACGAAGAGGATGAGCGCGCCTGGAATGCCATCCATGCCCTGCATGCGCGAGGGACGCGAGAGGTGCTGGACGCGGCCATCCAGTTGCTGGGTGCCTCCTCCGCGAAGGCGCGGGGACGGGGGGCGGACATCCTGGGTCAGCTCGGCGCTGGAAATCCTGTCCTCCGAGCGGAGCGTGGGGACGCGCTGGTGGAGCTGCTTCGGCGGGAGCGGGAGCCCGGAGTCCTCCTCTCCGTGGGGGTTGCATTGGGGCATCTGGTGGAGCCCCGTGCCCTGGCCGAGCTCATCGCCCTGGCGAACCATCCCTCGGCCGAGGCGCGGTATGGCGCCGTGCACGGGCTGGCGGTCCTGGACGCGCCCGAGGCGGTGCAGGCGCTCATCCAGCTCACGGCCGACGAGGACCGCGATGTCCGGGACCGGGCGACCTTCGGGCTGGGGACGCTCATGGAGGCGTGTGACACGCCGGAGCTGCGGGATGCGCTCGTGGCGCGCCTGGGCGATACGGACCCGGAGATCGTCGGGGAGGCGCTGGTGGGGTTGGCGACTCGCGGGGACGCTCGCGCGGTCGAGCCCGTGCGCGCCGCGCTGAAGGGCGAGACGGTGAGGGTGTACGCGCTCGAGGCCGCCGCGGCCCTGGGAGACCCGAGCTTCCATCCGTTGCTGCTCGCCCTCCGTGAGGCTGGCGGCCCTTCGGAGGGCTACTTCCGGAGTGTCCTCGAGGAGGTCATCTCCCGGTTCGAGCAGAAGCCGGCCTGA
- a CDS encoding FAD-binding protein, whose translation MSSRTVSRRTLLQGALVAVAFNPTSRSWASTLEAGAVPLPPLDGELLLDEASRTAASDDFGHIRHHTPWAVLVPGSVKDIVAMVRFARRQGLKIAAARGLGESHSTFGQSQVPAGIVIDMSALATIHELDADSAWVDAGVRWHELLQASLPSGKSPPVLTDYIELSIGGTLSAGGIGGQAFRWGLQVDNVLEMDVVTGRGELVRCSRWRERPLFDAVRSGLGQFGIIVRARVRLVDVQPRARTYLALYDDLHRFLEDQRRLIEDGRFDYVEGSVVSSNGGRAYQLEVVKYFTPGSEPQDSRLLAGLRFQPGTLQVTDGSYFDFANRLAPLIELLKQLGVWGFPHPWLDMFVPARCAEDFVQEVLSQTTDADMGQGPILLYPFRASALTTPFLRTPNDRHVFLFSLLRTAIPPTPENVASLVQKNRAIVDRLTAVGGKIYPVDAVPLSPADWRRHFHPHWERFAHAKRRYDPDHVLTPGQGIF comes from the coding sequence TGCGTTGGTGGCGGTCGCCTTCAATCCCACGAGCCGGAGCTGGGCTTCCACGCTGGAGGCTGGCGCGGTCCCCCTTCCCCCACTCGATGGCGAGCTGCTGCTCGACGAAGCCTCTCGGACCGCGGCCTCGGACGACTTCGGCCACATCCGCCACCACACGCCGTGGGCGGTGCTCGTGCCCGGCTCGGTGAAGGACATCGTGGCCATGGTCCGCTTCGCGCGCCGCCAGGGGCTGAAGATCGCCGCCGCGCGCGGCCTGGGTGAGAGCCACAGCACCTTCGGCCAGTCCCAGGTGCCCGCGGGCATCGTCATCGACATGTCCGCGCTGGCCACCATCCATGAGCTGGACGCGGACAGCGCCTGGGTGGATGCGGGCGTCCGGTGGCACGAGCTGCTCCAGGCCTCGCTCCCCAGCGGCAAGAGCCCCCCGGTGCTCACCGACTACATCGAGCTGAGCATCGGCGGGACGCTGTCGGCGGGAGGCATCGGCGGACAGGCGTTCCGCTGGGGCCTCCAGGTGGACAACGTCCTGGAGATGGACGTCGTCACGGGCCGAGGCGAGCTCGTGCGGTGCTCACGCTGGCGCGAGCGGCCCCTGTTCGACGCCGTGCGCTCGGGCCTGGGCCAGTTCGGCATCATCGTGCGCGCCCGGGTGCGGCTCGTCGACGTGCAGCCCCGCGCCCGGACCTACCTCGCGCTGTACGACGACCTCCACCGATTCCTCGAGGACCAGCGGCGGCTCATCGAGGACGGCCGCTTCGACTACGTCGAGGGCTCCGTCGTCTCCTCCAACGGAGGCCGGGCGTATCAGCTCGAGGTCGTGAAGTACTTCACCCCGGGCTCGGAGCCCCAGGACTCGCGGCTGCTCGCGGGCCTGCGCTTCCAGCCGGGGACACTCCAGGTGACGGACGGCAGCTACTTCGACTTCGCCAACCGGCTCGCGCCCCTGATCGAGCTGCTCAAGCAGCTCGGCGTCTGGGGTTTCCCCCACCCCTGGCTGGACATGTTCGTCCCCGCCCGGTGCGCCGAGGACTTCGTCCAGGAGGTCCTTTCGCAGACCACCGACGCCGACATGGGACAGGGGCCCATCCTCCTCTACCCCTTCCGCGCCTCGGCGCTGACCACGCCCTTCCTGCGGACGCCCAACGACAGACACGTCTTCCTCTTCTCACTGCTGCGCACCGCGATTCCCCCGACGCCCGAGAACGTCGCCTCGCTCGTGCAGAAGAACCGCGCCATCGTCGACCGGCTCACGGCGGTCGGCGGGAAGATCTACCCCGTGGATGCCGTGCCCTTGAGCCCCGCGGACTGGCGCCGCCACTTCCATCCACACTGGGAGCGGTTCGCGCACGCCAAGCGACGCTACGACCCGGACCACGTCCTCACCCCGGGACAAGGCATCTTCTGA
- a CDS encoding Ig-like domain-containing protein has product MSQSFSRWLTAPAATLRVALVMGLVATTLGACRDDDDPTPGTPPVARDVSLQTAEDTALEVQLPASGDGTLTFAIVDAPDHGTLGAVRANGSVTYTPGADYHGEDALVFRVTNPRGQSAQGTVSLTVTPVNDAPTLSAVSPQTLAEDSSTGALAFTVGDVETDAGSLVVSATSSNTALVPESAGHLVLGGSGASRTLQVVPVANVSGTTTITLTVSDGAATTSTTFTVTVTEVNDVPTLSTVVDQRIPAGGSTGALAFTVGDVETAADGLTVIATSSNVDLVPNDSSHLVLGGAGSSRTLDVVPVVGASGTTTITLAVGDGSDTTSTSFTVEVTSPARVYWVTAAGSLWRADVNGANAVELKTGLGGTSTLATDRVARTVYYKRDAAIVRMDSDGANAVDVVANGGFPSGITVDSTNGKLLWSDFNGRRVMVAGLDGSNPTQLVGGIDSPSALAVDVPNGKVYLITYNNTVLMRFNLDGTGVETVATGLGGQGVGLAVDSSGGKVYFATRGSSIYVANLDGSNVTALVANQSTVHGIDIDVTAGRLYWADWLGTRVRSANLADGGDIQDVNVGSARNLALAWMPAP; this is encoded by the coding sequence ATGTCCCAGTCGTTTTCGAGATGGCTCACGGCGCCAGCCGCCACCTTGCGCGTCGCCCTGGTGATGGGGCTGGTCGCCACCACCCTCGGCGCCTGTCGCGACGATGATGACCCGACGCCGGGCACGCCGCCGGTCGCGCGCGATGTCTCCCTGCAGACGGCCGAAGACACGGCCCTCGAGGTGCAGCTGCCCGCGAGCGGCGACGGGACGCTCACCTTCGCCATCGTCGATGCACCAGACCACGGCACGCTGGGGGCGGTTCGCGCCAACGGCTCCGTCACCTACACCCCGGGCGCCGACTACCACGGCGAGGACGCGCTGGTCTTCCGCGTCACCAACCCCCGGGGCCAGAGCGCCCAGGGGACGGTGAGCCTCACCGTCACGCCGGTGAACGACGCGCCCACGCTCTCCGCGGTGTCTCCGCAGACTCTCGCCGAGGACAGCTCGACGGGCGCGCTGGCGTTCACGGTGGGCGACGTGGAGACCGACGCTGGCAGCCTCGTGGTCTCCGCCACGTCCTCCAACACGGCCCTGGTGCCGGAGAGCGCCGGCCATCTGGTCCTCGGTGGCTCGGGCGCGAGCCGCACCCTCCAGGTGGTCCCCGTCGCGAACGTCAGCGGCACCACCACCATCACCCTCACGGTGAGCGATGGCGCCGCCACCACCTCCACGACCTTCACGGTCACCGTCACCGAGGTGAACGATGTCCCCACCCTCTCCACCGTGGTCGACCAGCGAATCCCCGCGGGCGGCTCGACGGGCGCGCTGGCCTTCACGGTGGGCGACGTGGAGACCGCCGCGGACGGCCTCACGGTCATCGCGACGTCTTCCAATGTCGACCTGGTGCCCAATGACTCCAGCCACCTCGTCCTCGGTGGCGCGGGCTCCAGCCGGACGCTCGACGTCGTCCCCGTCGTCGGCGCCAGCGGCACCACCACCATCACCCTGGCGGTGGGTGACGGCTCCGACACCACCTCCACCTCCTTCACCGTCGAAGTCACCAGCCCGGCGCGCGTCTACTGGGTGACGGCCGCCGGCTCGCTGTGGCGGGCGGACGTGAACGGCGCGAATGCCGTCGAGCTCAAGACGGGCCTTGGCGGGACGTCGACCCTCGCCACGGACCGCGTCGCCCGCACCGTCTACTACAAGCGCGACGCGGCCATCGTTCGCATGGACAGTGACGGGGCGAACGCGGTGGATGTCGTCGCGAACGGGGGCTTCCCCAGTGGGATCACCGTCGATTCGACGAATGGCAAGCTGTTGTGGTCCGACTTCAACGGCCGCCGGGTCATGGTCGCCGGGCTGGATGGCAGCAATCCCACGCAGCTCGTCGGCGGCATCGACAGCCCGTCCGCCCTCGCGGTCGATGTCCCGAATGGCAAGGTGTATCTCATCACGTACAACAACACCGTGCTCATGCGCTTCAACCTGGACGGCACGGGTGTGGAGACCGTGGCCACGGGCCTGGGCGGGCAGGGCGTGGGCCTGGCGGTCGATTCGAGCGGCGGGAAGGTGTACTTCGCGACGCGCGGCAGCAGCATCTATGTCGCCAACCTGGACGGCTCCAATGTCACCGCGCTGGTGGCCAACCAGAGCACTGTGCATGGGATTGACATCGATGTCACGGCCGGACGGCTGTATTGGGCGGATTGGCTGGGGACCCGGGTGCGGAGCGCGAACCTGGCCGATGGTGGGGACATCCAGGACGTGAACGTGGGCAGCGCCAGGAACCTGGCCCTGGCCTGGATGCCCGCGCCGTAG